TGCCATTGATGGAGGAATGACGATGGATTTGATAATCATGCTGACGATATGACCAACACGGCTGAAGATGAGGTCACTATGAAGGGCACTCACACagctatatgtatacgtacatacatgcatacatacatacatacatacatatatatatatatatatatatatatatatatatacatatatatatatatttatctgtgtgtgtctgtgtatgtgtatgtgtgtatacgtaaatatgtgcacacatacgtatttacacacacacacacacacacacacacacacacacacacacacacaccccacacacacacacacacacacacacacacacacacacacaaaacacacacacacacacacacacacacacacacacacatatatatatatacatatatatatatatatatatacatatatatatacatatatatatatatatatatatatatatatatatatatatatatatatgtatatatatgtatatatatatacatatatatatacatatatatatatatacatatatatatatatatatatatatatatatatatatatatatatatatatatatatatgcatatacatagatatacatatatgcgtatatatatagagagagaggtatactattcatctatatatatatttattatatatatacatatattttgtattagtaaatatatatatatatatatatataaataaacatatatgattatatatatatatataaatatataaatatatatatatatacatatataaaatataaaacatatatatacatatatatacaatacatatatatatatatatatatatattatgtattatatatattaatatatatatatatataatatataatattatatatatatacatatatatatgtataatatatatatatatatattatatatatatttttagtaaatatatatatatatatatatatatatatatatatatatatatatatatatataaaaaatatatatatatatgtatataaaacatatatgattatatatatatatatatatatatataaatatataaacatatatatatatatacacatatatataatgtatatatatatatatatataaatatatatatatatatatatatatatatatatatatatatatacacacacacacacacgcacacacacacacacacacaccacacacacaaaacacacacacacacacacacacacacacacacacatatatatatatatatatatatatatatatatatatatatattatatatatatatatatatatatatataatatatcatatgtacatacatacatacatatataagaatatatatatatatatatatatatatatatatatatatatatatatatatattatatactacatatacatatacatatacataatacacacacacacacacacacacacacacacacacacacacacacacacacacacacatatatatatatatatatatatatatatatatatatatgaatacatacataatattatatatatatatatatatatatatatatttatatatatatatatatatatatatataaatatatataaatatataaatatataaaaacataaaaaaaacatatatatataaatatatataaatatataaatatataaatatatataaatatataaatatataaatataatatatatatatatatatatataatatatatatatatatatatatattatatatatatatatatatatatatatataatgtgtatatatatatatatatatatatatatatatacatataatgtatatatatataatatatatatatatatgtatatatatataatatatatatatatgtatatatataatatatatataatatatatatatgtatatatataatatatatatatgtatacacattatatatatatatatatatatatatgatatatatacatgtgtgtatgtgtgtacatatatatatatatatatatatatatatatatatatatatatatatatatatatatatatatatacatatatacatatatgcatatatatacatatatgtacatatatatatatatatatatatatatatatatatatatatatatatatatatatatgtattagtaaatataaatatatatatatatatatatatatatatatatatatatatatatatatatatatatatatatacacacacatatatacatatacatacatatacatacatatatgtacatatatatatatatatatatatatatatatatatatatatatatatatatatatatatatatatatgtgtgtgtgtgtgtgtgtgtgtgtgtgtgtgtgtgtgtgtgtgtgtatagagatatatatatatatacatctatataaatacatatacatatacatatatatatatatacatgtatatacatatatatatatacatatatatatatatgtatatatatgtatatatatgtatatatatgtatatatatgtatatatctatatatatatctatgtatagatatacatatatatatatatatatatatatatatatatatatacatatatatatatatatataatatatatatatatatatatatatatatatatatatatatatatatatatatatattatatatgtatatattcgtgtatatattcgtgtatatatatatatatatatatatatatatatatatatatatatatatatatatatatatatatatatatatatgtgtgtgtgtgtgtgtgtgtgtgtgtgtgtgtgtgtgtgcgtgtgtgtgtgtgtgtgtgtgtgtgtgtgtgtgtgtgtgtgtgtgtgtgtgtgtgtgtttgcatatatacttatatatatagccatatagatatatgtgtgtatatatatatatatatatatatatatatatatatatgtatatatacacacacacacacacacatacacatatgagtgtgtgtctgtgtgtgtgcgtgtgcgtgcgtgtgcgtgcgtgcttgtgtttgtgcgtgcttgtgcgtgtgtgtgtgtgtgtgtgtgtgtatgtgtgtgtgtgtgtgtgtgtgtgtgtgtgtgtgtgtgtgtgtgtgtgtatgtgtgtatgtgtgtgtgtgtgtgtgtgtgtgtgtgtgtgtgtgtgtgtgtgtgtgtgtgtgtgtgtgtgtgtgtgtgtggtgtgtatgtatgtttgtgtacatatatatatgtatatgtatatatatatatatatacatatatgtatatgtatacgtatacaaatacatacatatatatatatatacatatatatatatatatatatatatatatatatatatatatatatatatatatatgtgtgtgtctgtgtgtgtgtgtgcgtttgtgtgtgtgtatgtgtgtgtgtgcatgtgtgtgtgtatgtgtgtatgtttgtatatatatatatatatatatacagacatacatatgagtgtatgtatatatgtacatatatatatatatacatatatatatatatatatatatatatatatatatatatatatatatatatatatatatatatatatatatatatatatacacagacatacatattagtgtatgtatatatgtacatatatatatatatatatatatatatatatatatatatatatatatatatatatatatatatatatatatatatcatgcacatgAGAAAAAGACGCGATGCTGACTACCTTCTCGGGGCGCTTCCTCGACGGGGCGTTCTCGTAGAGCCTCGTGAACACGTCTCCGCCTCCACTGGATCCCTTACTCGAAGCCGACGTCGTGGTCGTTGAATTCGAACCAGTGACATTTCCACGATCAACCGGGTCCTTCACAATCGCTGTCGACAAGGCGGGAGGTTTCGTAGGCGCGGCGTTCGTTTTCTGAGTCGCTGGAGGGGGTGGCTTTGGCTTGGGTTTAATCTCGGGTTTTCTCTGGGTGTGCTCGGGCTTCACGTTCCTGTGCAAGCGATCGAAGACGTCGCTGACGCTCTGCTTGGGCTGGGGCGCGATCAGGGGGGCGGTGACGGACGGCGGGTGGTCGAAGTACCTTTCCTGGAAGTGGTCTCGCTCCTTCACCGGGTAACTGCGGCTGTTGGTCGTCCTGCTGGAGTGGTACGGGTTCCCCCCGCCCGTGCCGTAGCCGTTGTTCCCATTGGTGTGGTAGtggccgttgccgttgccgttccCGCTCGTGTGGTGATGGCCGTTCCCATTGCCGTTCCCGCTATGGCCATGACCCCCGCTGTTGCTGTGATTTCCCTTGTTGCCGTTTCTCGCCAACGCCGCCTGGTACTCGGAGGTGTAGCTCTCGAGGTTCTTGGGCACAAGGCCGCTGGCGATGATGATGGGGCCGACGTCGGCGTGCTCCTCGACTCGGTGGGGGGGCCTGGTGTCTCGCTTCTCCTCCGGCGCCTTCTTCTTCAGGATGCTGTGGTGAGGCTGCTCGTTCTTCACGCGCACCGTCTGCGAGCCCCGGCTTTCCCTCGGCTTCGACCACGTCTGGCGGGGCGGCTCGTCGTAATCGTCGTAGTAGTCGTCACGCACGGCGATCCTGCCGAGGGACCCGCGGCGCTGAAGAGGCGGCCTCTTCGACTCCCGCGGAAGGTAGTCCTCGTACTCCCTGGGCTCCCGCGAGTAGACGACGCCGCTGGGCTTCACCACCAGGGGCGCTCCCTGAGGGGCTTTCTGCCAGAGGCTTCCTCCTCCCGTACTGAAGCGATCGAAAAGACTCGCGCCCCCGTGGTCACGCACGGGTCGGGTAACATGAGACCCATTCTTGGACACCGCGAGGGACACCGTGTTTATGCTGCCCTCGGGGACCTCCACGGAGGACAGTGAAGTTCCTCGGGGATTATCGGGGAAGGGCATGGCGTATTCTCCCCGTCGCAAAGGCCTGGAGAGGTCGCCAGAGTAGGACCTCGCGGACTCGGCTAGGGCCTCCACGAGCACATCCTCTCTGACGGAGGGCAAACTCCTTCGAGCGTACGACTCTCCATAGCTCGGGACAGTCAAGTGATCCACTTCATAACCAGAACCTTTCGTTACAGAGTCATACTCCACTCTCACGGCACGTTCATCACTGGCTTTAACTCCGTGAGGTGCTCTGAGCGCGTCCCCCtgcactccccttccctcgcccggCACAGAGCGACTACTACTCCCCGCAGTGGATTTCCCGCCACTATCCTTCACGCCAGTTGTGCCTCCCACTACCCCATCCGCGGTTATTGATTGGTCAACTCCAGCCCTAGTGCTCCATGCTGATTGGTTCTCAATGTCCCTCTCAGTACTATCGGCCCTCCTATTGGTAGGATTCGAAGCGTTTTGCAACCGTGCCTCTTGTGAATGATTCTTGTACGAGGAATGATCCCCATGAGAGTTTGGGATTCTTTCTGAAGTGTGACCCGAAGGAGAAGTGGCCCTCGGAGGGCTCTGACCATGAACGAGCAAATAGTTCTCTTCTGCCGTAATGGAAACCAATGACCGGCGTCGTTCACTGCCGTTCTCGGTCTCTACACGCACCACCTTGGGCGACTGCAGGCGCGGAACGCCCTCTTCGAACGACAGTGGGATGTCCACAGTGAAAACCTGAGCCTCCGACGAAGGGACACTGATCCggggaactggaggaggagaCGAGTCTTTCTTCGACTTCGTGTCTGCAGATGAGCTCTTGGAAACTCCCGAAAGCGCGCCAGAATCCCTTTCTTTGTCCTCGCCAGACTCGCTTTTCTCCGAGAGTTTAGTCGAGTCGGTCTTATTTTCCTCCTGCGGTGGATCTTCAGCGGGAATTTTGTGGgaatcttctttgtcttctttatccTCGCCCTCACTTCTCGCTTCCCCCGGAGGTTCTTGGTTCTTCGTAGGATCACCTGCGTTGTCCTTCATGTCTTGAGATCCGTCTGTTAACTCTGAAGGATCATCATGaagtatttccttttccttcggcTTATCAGTGTCCTTTTCAGTATCCTTTTCTCCAGATTTGTCTTCTATCTTCCCTTTTTCAGTGTCTTTATTATCCTCTTTTACTCCAGGTACCTCATTTTTCTCCGCTTTATCAGCGTTTTCATCAGTGTCCTTTTCTTcagatatttctttttcctcttctttattgacATTTTTCTTATCGGCCTTTTCTTcagatatttctttttcctcttctttattggcGCTTTTATTATCGTCCTTTTCTCCAGgaattcccttttcctccactttaATACCTGTATTGTCCATGGCTCCTgaaatttccttttcctctttcgttttattcacgcctgtatcgtcattattctctttaGAAATGTTCTTTTCTTCTAGTTTATCAATATCGGTTTTGTTTCCTTCTGCTTCTGACGTCACCGATTTCTCGTCACCTTGCGGTTCCTCCTGAATTTCTGCTGTGGGGTTTTCAGCAGCTTCAGCGGGTTGAGACGCCGATTCTGCCGATTCTAATGGTTTCTCCCGCGTTTCATCGTCTACCGGTCGCGTAGGTGCGTCAGGTTGTTTGGTGTCTGTCGGTTGCACATTTTGGTCTGACTTTTTTACGTCTGATTGCAAGGATTTAACAGATTTTTTGGTGTCTGCTGATCCCAGATtaatatgaacagattttttggTGTCTGCTGATCCCATATTAACATGAACAGATTTTTTGGTGTCTGCTGATCCCAGATTAACATGAACAGATTTTTTGGTGTCTGCTGATCCCAGATTAACATGAACAGATTTTTTGGTGTCTGCTGACTGTAAATGCTGAGCGGATTCTTGAGTGCCTTCTGACTCCATAGATACAACATATTTACGTGCGTTTGCCGATTCCATCGATTTGAGTGATCTTTTAGACAGCGCCGATTGCACCGAACCTGCTGATTGCAAAGACATAGCGGATTTTTTAACGTCTTCCGATTTCTTGGGTAAATTAGATTTTTCATTGGCTGCTGATTGCAAAGACCTGTCAGATTTCTGGCCAGCTGACTGTAGAGACTTGACAGATCTTTTAGTGTCAGCCGAATGCAAGGGCACGCCGAAGATTTCTGTGTCTACCGATTTCACGCTTTTTATATCCGCATTATTGTGCTTGACGTCGTTTATTTTACGTTTACGCTTGGTAGAAGCAACAGATATTTGGCCTGACGCTGACGACTTGACTGACGGCGTGGCTGACATTCTGGATGAGGGTAAACTATTATTTGTGTCAGTTTTGACTAaagaattcccgttttctttggttggCTGAGGGATGACTTCGTTATTTTCGAATTTCGATTCTTCGATGGTGGCAATGGAGTTGTCGTTTTCGCTTATCACCGGGGTTTCGGCGAAAGGTTTATTAGAATCACGTTTTGTGGACTCGGGCTGaggtttatcattactatcgcttTTATCAGGACTCGAAGCAACGACAGCGGACGTACTTTCCGATTTTATCTCCGATTTCgtctctttgttcttgttcttggacGTTTTGGGCTTCTCATTCAGCGTCTTGAGCTTCCCGCTTTTCGTCCTGTTCTGGAGGACGAGCTCGACCACA
The nucleotide sequence above comes from Penaeus vannamei isolate JL-2024 unplaced genomic scaffold, ASM4276789v1 unanchor4658, whole genome shotgun sequence. Encoded proteins:
- the LOC113813459 gene encoding serine-rich adhesin for platelets (The sequence of the model RefSeq protein was modified relative to this genomic sequence to represent the inferred CDS: added 747 bases not found in genome assembly); translation: PKLNLFPKKKAPPQPVAQKPFSMIQNKPKPKVVKTFPAIAATDADEGKRPAPRDVPEPPAAVHLPGGQGGDAEGGLDGWEPLPVSQSMPDVVELVLQNRTKSGKLKTLNEKPKTSKNKNKETKSEIKSESTSAVVASSPDKSDSNDKPQPESTKRDSNKPFAETPVISENDNSIATIEESKFENNEVIPQPTKENGNSLVKTDTNNSLPSSRMSATPSVKSSASGQISVASTKRKRKINDVKHNNADIKSVKSVDTEIFGVPLHSADTKRSVKSLQSAGQKSDRSLQSAANEKSNLPKKSEDVKKSAMSLQSAGSVQSALSKRSLKSMESANARKYVVSMESEGTQESAQHLQSADTKKSVHVNLGSADTKKSVHVNLGSADTKKSVHVNMGSADTKKSVHINLGSADTKKSVKSLQSDVKKSDQNVQPTDTKQPDAPTRPVDDETREKPLESAESASQPAEAAENPTAEIQEEPQGDEKSVTSEAEGNKTDIDKLEEKNISKENNDDTGVNKTKEEKEISGAMDNTGIKVEEKGIPGEKDDNKSANKEEEKEISEEKADKKNVNKEEEKEISEEKDTDENADKAEKNEVPGVKEDNKDTEKGKIEDKSGEKDTEKDTDKPKEKEILHDDPSELTDGSQDMKDNAGDPTKNQEPPGEARSEGEDKEDKEDSHKIPAEDPPQEENKTDSTKLSEKSESGEDKERDSGALSGVSKSSSADTKSKKDSSPPPVPRISVPSSEAQVFTVDIPLSFEEGVPRLQSPKVVRVETENGSERRRSLVSITAEENYLLVHGQSPPRATSPSGHTSERIPNSHGDHSSYKNHSQEARLQNASNPTNRRADSTERDIENQSAWSTRAGVDQSITADGVVGGTTGVKDSGGKSTAGSSSRSVPGEGRGVQGDALRAPHGVKASDERAVRVEYDSVTKGSGYEVDHLTVPSYGESYARRSLPSVREDVLVEALAESARSYSGDLSRPLRRGEYAMPFPDNPRGTSLSSVEVPEGSINTVSLAVSKNGSHVTRPVRDHGGASLFDRFSTGGGSLWQKAPQGAPLVVKPSGVVYSREPREYEDYLPRESKRPPLQRRGSLGRIAVRDDYYDDYDEPPRQTWSKPRESRGSQTVRVKNEQPHHSILKKKAPEEKRDTRPPHRVEEHADVGPIIIASGLVPKNLESYTSEYQAALARNGNKGNHSNSGGHGHSGNGNGNGHHHTSGNGNGNGHYHTNGNNGYGTGGGNPYHSSRTTNSRSYPVKERDHFQERYFDHPPSVTAPLIAPQPKQSVSDVFDRLHRNVKPEHTQRKPEIKPKPKPPPPATQKTNAAPTKPPALSTAIVKDPVDRGNVTGSNSTTTTSASSKGSSGGGDVFTRLYENAPSRKRPEKPNESTRLLDVPEGVAVADAAPKTKKTAAKSAPRTAKEGGGKGDAVINMPLLAPDIVVDDMGGSSPSHGRMGGSDGYRGGGGGGDNTKLPIVMLQGFFRGPGDRSPHHRRPSMTVSELTLPPDLLDVTSVIRGALPVLPRPLAALCLTLNILLPGLGTVASGWMGLCWGRNRLSPVETSGHRFTSVVVTGVTGLVQLFTVTFFLVGWFWGVAWGILLVSIANKYANFLSEHRTSLTGAVTLEMLTVNAS